A stretch of DNA from Curtobacterium sp. MCBD17_035:
ACGTCATCGAACCGTCGTTCGGACTCACCCGCGCCCTCATGGCGTTCCTGCTCGACGCCTACCACGAGGACGAGGCCCCGAACGCCAAGGGCGGCGTCGACAAGCGCACGGTCCTGCGCCTGGACCCCCGTCTCGCCCCGGTCAAGGCCGCCGTGCTGCCGCTGTCGCGCAACGAGCAGCTGTCGCCCGTCGCGCGCGGCCTCGCCGACGACCTCCGACAGTTGTGGAACGTCGACTTCGACGACGCCGGTGCGATCGGCCGTCGGTACCGCCGGCACGACGAGATCGGCACCCCGTTCTGCATCACCGTCGACTTCGACACGCTCGAGGACCGCGCCGTCACCGTCCGCGAGCGCGACACGATGGGGCAGGAGCGCGTGGCGCTCGACCAGCTCCAGGGGTACCTCGGGTCACGCCTCGTCGGCGCGTAGTCGACCGGCCGCCCCGGCCCTCCCGACCGCGGGAATGCGGCCGGGAGGGCCGGGGTTGCGCCCGTCATGAGCGAAACCGTGAAGGTCGATGTCTGGTCCGACATCGCCTGCCCCTGGTGTTACATCGGCAAGCGCAGGTTCGAGGCGGGGGCGGCGGCCTTCACGGCCGGGTCCGCGGAGGCCACCGGGATCGAGATCGAGTACCACTCGTTCGAGCTCAGCCCGGACACCCCGGTCGACTTCGAGGGCAGCGAGGCGGAGTTCCTGGCGCGCCACAAGGGGCTGCCGGTCGCGCAGGCCCAGCAGATGATCGACACGGTGACGGGGATCGCGGCCGGGGTCGGCCTCGAGTACCACTACGACACGCTCCACCACACGAACACGGTGAAGGCGCACCAGGTGATCCACCTCGCCAAGACCAAGGGCCTGCAGCTGCCCATGGTCGAGCGCATGTTCGCCGCCTACTTCGTGGAGGGTCGCCACGTCGGGCACGACGACGACCTGGCGGACCTCGGTGCCGAGGTCGGTCTCGACCGTGACGAGGTCCTCGCCGTCCTCCGGGACGACGCGCAGCTCGACGCCGTGCGTGCCGACCAGGCGCAGGCGCAGGCGTTCGGCATCACGGGCGTCCCGTTCTTCGTCATCGACGGCAAGTACGGGGTGTCGGGTGCCCAGGACGCCGCGACGTTCACGCAGGTGCTCGAGCAGGTGGTCGCGATGCGGACCGCGGACGACGTCGCCGCGACGACGGCGCGAGCAGCTGACGACGCGGACGCCGACGCGGCGGTCGTCGCCGAGGGCGCACGATGAGCGCGCTGTCGGGTCTCGACGGACGGGAGGCGGTGCAGCGACCGGTCCCGCTCCTCCCGACTGGTGGCGGGCTGGTGGCGCTCGACCTGGCCGGAGGCGCGCCGGTCTGCGAGGGCGACGTCTGCTTCGTGCCGGGTGCCGAGGGCGCCTGGACCGAGGTCCCTGACTAGACCGCACACGCGCCATCACGGGCGCGAGATCGCAGTCGTTGCCGTTCTGGGCGCGGGACAGCGGCAACGACTGCGATCTCGGCGAACGGGGACGGCCGGCCGGGGCGGCCCGGGGCGGGCGGGGTCGGGGGCCGGGGCGGTCAGGAGCGCTGCGGTTCCTCGTCGGTGATGTCGGCGACGACGGCACCGTAGGCGGCGATGAGCGCGTCCGCGTCGACGAAGGCGCTCGCGCCGTGGCGACCGCTGCCCATCGCGATACGGCGGCCGGCGATCCGCTCGTCGGCGTACACGGGCCACGGCGTCGTGCTGCCGATCGGCGTGATCGTGCCGCGTTCGTAGCCGGTGGCCTCGAGCGCGGTACCCGCGTCGGGCATCGACAGCTTGTTGACACCGACGACCGCGCGGAGCTTCTTCCAGGCGATGCTGCGGCCGCCCGGCACGAGCGCGAACAGGTACCCGCCGTCGTGCCGCTTGACCACGAGCGACTTGACGATGTCACCGGGCTGGATGCCGAGCGCGGCCGCGGCCTCCCCGAGCGAGGCGGACGGGCCCCGCTCCACGATCTCGACCTCGAGCCCACGAGCGTCGGCGTCGGCGGCGAAGCGGTCGGGGCCGTCCATGGCGGTCGTCATGCTCGAGACGCTAACAGGGGGATCCGGCGCGGCGCTGCGACACCGAGCATCTGGGACAATGGAGGACGATGACGATCACGAGTGCACCAGCAGCGCCCCTGCGCATCGGCCCCATCGAGGTCGCGGCGCCGGTCGTGCTCGCCCCCATGGCGGGGATCACCAACATGGCGTACCGCCGCCTCTGCCGCGAGTACGGCGCCGGCCTCTACGTGTGCGAGATGATCACGTCGCGGGCGCTCGTCGAGCGGACACCGGTGTCGATGCAGCTCATCCAGCACCACGAGTCCGAGACCCCGCGGTCGATCCAGCTGTACGGCGTCGAGCCGAACACGGTGGCCGAGGCGGCGACCATGCTCGTCGCGGAGGACCGCGCCGACCACATCGACCTGAATTTCGGGTGCCCCGTGCCGAAGGTCACCCGCAAGGGCGGAGGGGCAGCACTGCCCTGGAAACTGGACCTGTTCCGCGAGCTCGTGACCAAGACGGTCCGCGCCGCTGGCGACGTGCCGGTCACGGTCAAGATGCGCAAGGGGATCGACGCGGACCACCTGACGTACCTCGACGCCGCGCGGATCGCGCGGGACGCCGGTGTCGCGGCGATCTCGCTCCACGCCCGGACGGCGAACGAGCACTACTCGGGCCAGGCGGACTGGTCGGCGATCGCGACCCTCAAGGAGACGATCACCGACCTGCCGGTACTCGGGAACGGTGACATCTGGTCGGCGGCGGACGCGCTGCGCATGGTCGACGAGACCGGGTGCGACGGCGTCGTCGTCGGTCGCGGGTGCCTCGGTCGCCCCTGGCTGTTCGGCGACCTGGCGGCGGCCTTCCGCGGCGAGGACGTCCGGGCGATGCCCTCGCTCGGCGAGGTCGCGGTCGCGTTCCGGCGGCACGCGGAACTCCTCGTCGAGTTCCTCGAGTCCGAGGAGCACGGTTGCCGCGACATCCGGAAGCACGTCGCCTGGTACTTCAAGGGCTACCCGATCGGGGGTGAGGTCCGATCCGCACTCGCGATGGCGTCGAGTCTGCAGGAGATCGACGACCTCCTCGGTCGACTCGACTGGTCCGCTCCCTACCCGGGTGCGGACGTCGAGGGCCCACGGGGTCGCGCGGGACACCCGAAGAAGACCGCGCTGCCGGACCGGTGGCTCGAGAGCCGCGACGTCGACGCGGAGTTCCGGCAGGTCCTCGCCGCGGCCGAGCTGCACCACTCGGGCGGCTGATGGACTCCCTGACGGGGCACGGCGGGTTGGCGAGCTACGGCCCCGCCGACGCCGAGCGGTGGCTGCCCGAGGAACACTCGAGCCGACGGAGCGACTTCGCCCGTGACCGCGCCCGCCTGCTGCACTCGAGCGCGCTCCGGCGGCTCGCAGCCAAGACGCAGGTGCTCAGCCCGACCACCGGCCTCGACTTCGCCCGCAACCGCCTGACGCACTCGCTCGAGGTCGCCCAGGTCGGACGGGAGCTCGCGGACAGCCTCGGGCTCGACCCGGACGTCGTGGACACCGCGTGCCTGGCCCACGACATCGGACACCCGCCGTTCGGCCACAACGGCGAGACCGCGATCAACGCCTGGGCGGCGGACATCGGCGGGTTCGAGGGCAACGCGCAGACGCTCCGGCTGCTCACGCGCATCGAGCCGAAGCTCTACGGCGAGGACGGCCGACCCTACGGACTGAACCTGACGCGGGCGAGCCTCGACGCGAGCTGTAAGTACCCGTGGCCAGCGGCGCAGGGCGTGCTCGAACCATCGTCGGGCCGGCGGAAGTTCGGGTTCTACGACGACGACGTCGACGCGTTCACGTGGCTCCGCTCGGGCGCACCACGGCGGCAGCGGTGCATCGAGGCCCAGGTCATGGACCTGTCCGACGACATCGCGTACTCGGTGCACGACTTCGAGGACGCCGTCGTGGCCGGGTTCATCGACGTGGCCGCCCTCGGGGACCGCGTCGGCGAGAACGACATCGTGTCCGCCATGCACGCCTGGGTCGGCGACACCCTGAGCCGGGACGAACTCCTCGAGGCGTTCGACCGGCTGCGGTCGCTGTCGTTGTGGATGACGTCGTACGACGGCTCCCGCGTCGCGCAGGCCCGGCTGAAGAACCTGACGAGCCAGTTCATCGGCCGGTTCGCCCGCACCGCGACCCAGGCGACGCGGGCCTCCTACGCCTCGGGCAGCCTGGTCCGGTTCGCGGCGAGCGTCGTCGTCCCGCCCGAGATCATCGGCGAGATCGCGGTGCTCAAGGGCATCGTCGCGGCCTTCGTCATGACGCAGGGCGACCGGCAGCCCGTGTACGAACGCCAGCGGGCGGTGCTCACCGAACTCCTCGACGCGCTCGTCGCGGCGGAGGACCGCGAGCTCGAGCCCGGGTTCGCCGCGGACTGGCGGGCGGCCACCGACGACGCCGGCCGGCGTCGAGCCGTCGTGGACCAGGTCGCGAGCCTGACCGACCAAGGCGCGCTCGCATGGCACAAGCGCCTCGTCGCGGGCGTGCGCGAGACCGTGCACATCGCGGTCTGAACCCGGTCCCGGGGCGCGGGGCCTGTCCACCCCCCGACGCCGGGTCCGCAGTCGGGGTCGGCGCCGCCGCGTAGGATCGTCGCGTGGCGGGACTCATCACGCGGGACGACATCGACGAGGTGCGCCAGCGTGTGAACATCGCCGACGTCGTGGGGGACTACGTGACGCTGAAGTCCGCCGGCGTCGGTTCCCTCAAGGGACTCTGCCCGTTCCACGACGAGCGGAGCCCCTCGTTCCACGTGCGGCCCCAGGTCGGTCGGTACCACTGCTTCGGGTGCGGCGAGGACGGCGACGTCTACAGCTTCCTCATGAAGATGGACCACACGACGTTCCAGGAGGCCGTCGAGCGGATGGCCGCCAAGATCGGCTTCACGCTCCACTACGAGGACGGCGACGGCCCCCGCACCGACCACAACACGCGTGCCCGCCTGCTCGCCGCGAACGAGGCCGCGGCCACCTGGTTCATCGAGCAGCTCACGACCCCGGGTGCCGAACCCGCCCGGCGGTTCCTCGGCGAACGCGGGTTCGACCCCGCCGCGGCGGCGCGGTTCGGCATCGGGTTCGCCCCGAAGTCGTACGACGCCCTCCGGGACCACCTGCGCGGACGGGGGTTCAGCCTCGAGGAGATCGTCACCGCCGGCCTCGTCAGCCAGGGCGATCGGTCCCCGTACGACCGCTTCCGCGGACGGCTCATCTGGCCCATCCGCGACGTCACGGGAGCCACCATCGGCTTCGGCGCGCGGCGGCTGCTCGACGACGACAAGGGGCCGAAGTACCTCAACACCCCCGAGACGCCCGTGTACCACAAGAGCCAGGTGCTCTACGGGCTCGACCTCGCTCGCCGGGACATCTCGAAGAGCAAGCAGGTCGTCATCGTCGAGGGCTACACCGACGTCATGGCGTGCCACCTCGCGGGTGTGACGACGGCCGTCGCGACCTGTGGCACGGCGTTCGGCGTCGACCACATCAAGGTCCTCCGCCCCATGCTCGGCGACGTGTCCGGGCGCGACCCGTCCGCCACGGGCGAGGTCGTGTTCACCTTCGACCCGGACGAGGCCGGTCAGCGCGCGGCCTCCCGGGCCTTCGCGGAGGAGCAACGGTTCGCCGCGCAGACGTTCGTCGCGGTCGCCCCGGGCGGACTCGACCCGTGCGACCTCCGCCTCGCTCGGGGTGACGACGCGATCCGCCGGCTCGTCGCCGGGCGACGCCCGATGTTCGAGTTCATGATCCGGCGGACGCTGGACGGCCACGACCTCGAGACGGTCGAGGGACGCGTGGCCGCGCTGCGGGCCGCGGCTCCCGTGCTCGCCGGCATCCGGGACCGCGCGATGACGCAGGGCTACGTCCGTGAACTCGCCGGCTGGCTCGGCCTGGACATCGGTGAGGTCCGCAGCGCCGTCGAGACCGCGCGGCGCCGGCAGGGCACCTCCGGTGACGCTGCCGGGCCGGGACGATCAGCCGCGGCGGGGTCCCGGTACGCCGATGGCACCGGGGGAGTCCGCGGTGCCGACGGCCGCGCGGGAGCAGCGTTCAGCGCGGCCGGGACCCGCGCGCTCGCGGCGGGTGGCACGGGCGGCACCGGTGGCCCGACCCCGGACGACGCCCCGACCGCGACGCTCCGCGCGCTCCCGAACGACCCGATCACGCGCATGGAGCGCGACGCCGTCATGGCGATGGTCCAGCAGCCCGAACGGGTCGGTGCCACGCTCGTCGGGCTCACGGCGGGTGCGGTGTTCACGGCCCCGGTGCTCGCGGTCGTGCGCGACGCCGTCGTGGCGAACGGGGACGCACTCGGTGGACCGGGGTGGCTCGACCGAGTGCTCGGCGACGTGCCCGGGCCGTTCGCCCCGTTCGTCCAGGAACTCGCCGTCGCGCCGCTGCCCGCCCGAACGGACGAGGACCTGGCGTTGTACTGCCGCAGCATCGTCGTGGCCCTCGTCGAACGGGACCTGCTCGCCCGGAAGGCGTCCCTGCTCGGACAGCTCCAGCGCACCGACCCGCACGAGCAGGCCGATCGCCGCGCCGAGCTCCAGCGGCAGCTCGTCGCGATCGACGCGCAGCGGATGCGGCTCAAAGCGGACGCCGAATCGGCTTGACGCCGCGCGCCGACGTGCGCCGGAGCACGCTTCCGTCCGGCCGGACGGTATTACGACGGTGTAAACAAACGTCCCCCGATTCGTCCTCCAGGTGGCGGGGGTGCCAATCTTGAGTGTCCTCGCGCGCCCAGCAGATCCACACGCGCGACCGAGGACCCCTGCATCCATGACAGAGAGGCATACGGACATGGCTTCCGTGACCAAGCTGGGCAAGCGCGCCGCCGTGCTCGCCGGAGGGGCCCTGGCGACGACGCTCGTGCTCACCGGCTGTGCGGGCGGCGGCTCGTCCTCGAACCTGAACGGCCTGATCGTCGGCACGAGCGACAGCATCGTCTCGCTGGACCCGGCCGGGTCGTACGACACCGGGTCCTTCGTGGTCCAGAACCAGGTGTTCCCGTTCCTCATGAACACGCCGTCGGGCAGCCCGGACGTCAAGCCGGACATCGCGACCAAGGGCACCTTCACGAACCCGACGACCTACACGGTCACCCTCAAGAAGGGCCTCGAGTTCGCGAACGGGCACAAGCTCACCTCGAGCGACGTCAAGTTCTCGTTCGACCGCGAGGTCAAGATCAACAACCCGAACGGTCCGCAGTCGCTGCTCGCCAACATGAAGAGCATCTCGACCCCGAACGCGACGACGGTCGTGTTCCACCTGAACCACGCCGACCAGACCTGGCCGCAGGTGCTGTCGAGCCCGGCCGGTCCGATCGTCGACGAGCAGGTGTTCTCGGCGACCAAGCTGACGCCGGCGTCGAAGATCGTCTCCGGCGACGCCTTCG
This window harbors:
- a CDS encoding DsbA family oxidoreductase — its product is MSETVKVDVWSDIACPWCYIGKRRFEAGAAAFTAGSAEATGIEIEYHSFELSPDTPVDFEGSEAEFLARHKGLPVAQAQQMIDTVTGIAAGVGLEYHYDTLHHTNTVKAHQVIHLAKTKGLQLPMVERMFAAYFVEGRHVGHDDDLADLGAEVGLDRDEVLAVLRDDAQLDAVRADQAQAQAFGITGVPFFVIDGKYGVSGAQDAATFTQVLEQVVAMRTADDVAATTARAADDADADAAVVAEGAR
- a CDS encoding YbaK/EbsC family protein — encoded protein: MTTAMDGPDRFAADADARGLEVEIVERGPSASLGEAAAALGIQPGDIVKSLVVKRHDGGYLFALVPGGRSIAWKKLRAVVGVNKLSMPDAGTALEATGYERGTITPIGSTTPWPVYADERIAGRRIAMGSGRHGASAFVDADALIAAYGAVVADITDEEPQRS
- the dusB gene encoding tRNA dihydrouridine synthase DusB, coding for MTITSAPAAPLRIGPIEVAAPVVLAPMAGITNMAYRRLCREYGAGLYVCEMITSRALVERTPVSMQLIQHHESETPRSIQLYGVEPNTVAEAATMLVAEDRADHIDLNFGCPVPKVTRKGGGAALPWKLDLFRELVTKTVRAAGDVPVTVKMRKGIDADHLTYLDAARIARDAGVAAISLHARTANEHYSGQADWSAIATLKETITDLPVLGNGDIWSAADALRMVDETGCDGVVVGRGCLGRPWLFGDLAAAFRGEDVRAMPSLGEVAVAFRRHAELLVEFLESEEHGCRDIRKHVAWYFKGYPIGGEVRSALAMASSLQEIDDLLGRLDWSAPYPGADVEGPRGRAGHPKKTALPDRWLESRDVDAEFRQVLAAAELHHSGG
- a CDS encoding deoxyguanosinetriphosphate triphosphohydrolase yields the protein MDSLTGHGGLASYGPADAERWLPEEHSSRRSDFARDRARLLHSSALRRLAAKTQVLSPTTGLDFARNRLTHSLEVAQVGRELADSLGLDPDVVDTACLAHDIGHPPFGHNGETAINAWAADIGGFEGNAQTLRLLTRIEPKLYGEDGRPYGLNLTRASLDASCKYPWPAAQGVLEPSSGRRKFGFYDDDVDAFTWLRSGAPRRQRCIEAQVMDLSDDIAYSVHDFEDAVVAGFIDVAALGDRVGENDIVSAMHAWVGDTLSRDELLEAFDRLRSLSLWMTSYDGSRVAQARLKNLTSQFIGRFARTATQATRASYASGSLVRFAASVVVPPEIIGEIAVLKGIVAAFVMTQGDRQPVYERQRAVLTELLDALVAAEDRELEPGFAADWRAATDDAGRRRAVVDQVASLTDQGALAWHKRLVAGVRETVHIAV
- the dnaG gene encoding DNA primase; this encodes MAGLITRDDIDEVRQRVNIADVVGDYVTLKSAGVGSLKGLCPFHDERSPSFHVRPQVGRYHCFGCGEDGDVYSFLMKMDHTTFQEAVERMAAKIGFTLHYEDGDGPRTDHNTRARLLAANEAAATWFIEQLTTPGAEPARRFLGERGFDPAAAARFGIGFAPKSYDALRDHLRGRGFSLEEIVTAGLVSQGDRSPYDRFRGRLIWPIRDVTGATIGFGARRLLDDDKGPKYLNTPETPVYHKSQVLYGLDLARRDISKSKQVVIVEGYTDVMACHLAGVTTAVATCGTAFGVDHIKVLRPMLGDVSGRDPSATGEVVFTFDPDEAGQRAASRAFAEEQRFAAQTFVAVAPGGLDPCDLRLARGDDAIRRLVAGRRPMFEFMIRRTLDGHDLETVEGRVAALRAAAPVLAGIRDRAMTQGYVRELAGWLGLDIGEVRSAVETARRRQGTSGDAAGPGRSAAAGSRYADGTGGVRGADGRAGAAFSAAGTRALAAGGTGGTGGPTPDDAPTATLRALPNDPITRMERDAVMAMVQQPERVGATLVGLTAGAVFTAPVLAVVRDAVVANGDALGGPGWLDRVLGDVPGPFAPFVQELAVAPLPARTDEDLALYCRSIVVALVERDLLARKASLLGQLQRTDPHEQADRRAELQRQLVAIDAQRMRLKADAESA